One genomic window of Hymenobacter sp. J193 includes the following:
- a CDS encoding SDR family oxidoreductase yields the protein MKRETRNNWFTALGVGALVTAATVWNNRRGSYDLRGRVVLITGGSRGLGLILARQAVAEGANVAICARDADELERARLELAAGGTRVMTLVRDLTSPEDVRTLVAEVQNQLGPIDVLINNAGIITAGPLEHMDERDYEESMQVHFWAPFHTMQAVLPNMRRRGEGRIVNIASVGGKVAVPHLAPYCASKFALVGLSESFRAELLQYGVKVTTVCPGLLRTGSQGHAIVKGQHEREYAWFSLADSMPALSMDADRAGREIWNACRRGDAEVILSLPAKLLSAFHGLLPGTTADLLSWVNRTLPSPTDVVGNERRRGSDSETELTRSWLTGLTQQAARRNNEIDPRPTH from the coding sequence ATGAAGCGAGAAACCCGAAACAATTGGTTTACGGCCCTGGGCGTGGGCGCTCTGGTAACGGCCGCCACTGTCTGGAACAACCGGCGCGGCTCCTACGACTTGCGGGGTCGCGTGGTGCTCATCACGGGCGGCTCGCGCGGACTGGGCCTTATCCTGGCCCGGCAGGCCGTAGCCGAGGGGGCCAACGTAGCCATCTGCGCCCGCGACGCCGACGAGCTGGAGCGCGCGCGCCTGGAGCTGGCGGCTGGCGGTACTAGGGTCATGACGCTGGTGCGCGACCTCACCAGCCCCGAGGACGTACGCACCCTGGTAGCCGAAGTCCAGAACCAGCTCGGCCCCATCGACGTGCTCATTAACAATGCCGGCATCATCACAGCCGGGCCACTGGAGCACATGGATGAGCGCGACTACGAGGAGTCGATGCAGGTGCATTTCTGGGCCCCATTCCATACCATGCAGGCAGTATTGCCCAATATGCGCCGTCGCGGCGAAGGTCGCATCGTGAATATAGCCTCGGTGGGCGGCAAGGTGGCCGTGCCGCACCTGGCGCCCTACTGCGCCAGCAAGTTCGCGCTGGTTGGCTTGTCGGAAAGCTTCCGGGCCGAGCTGCTGCAGTACGGCGTGAAGGTCACCACCGTGTGCCCGGGCCTGCTGCGCACGGGTAGCCAGGGACACGCCATTGTGAAGGGCCAGCACGAGCGGGAGTACGCCTGGTTTAGCCTCGCCGATTCCATGCCCGCCCTCTCCATGGATGCCGACCGGGCCGGCCGCGAAATCTGGAATGCCTGCCGCCGCGGCGATGCCGAAGTTATTCTCAGCCTGCCGGCCAAGCTGCTTTCTGCGTTCCACGGCCTGCTGCCCGGCACCACCGCCGACCTGCTCAGCTGGGTTAACCGCACCCTGCCTAGTCCCACCGACGTGGTAGGCAACGAGCGGCGCCGCGGCTCCGATTCTGAAACCGAACTGACGCGCTCTTGGCTAACCGGCCTCACCCAGCAAGCCGCCCGCCGCAACAACGAAATTGACCCTAGGCCAACTCATTAA
- a CDS encoding TonB-dependent receptor, which produces MAVLPETAHLDKRTGSEGDETAQRGRVAGRVTAADGKPLEGVTVALKGTTYGATSDAQGNFRFSAPAGSYQLVFSNIGYGTQEQAVQITAGQVLTVPAVALPVTDQQLAGVTVTSARSQNDKPTNVGKMPIRPMDLPQAVVTVSQQTLEQQQVLRLSDAIVNVSGIYVTSTTGGTQEELGSRGFAYGSNNTFKNGVRFNNGIMPEASSLESLEVLKGSAAILYGNVAAGGVLNLVTKKPKFERGGSLGLRVGSFGFWKPMVDVYGAVGQSDKVAYRLNTTYERGNSYRDEVKSERVYFNPSLLFKLTPKTTLVLEGDYLNDSRTPDFGIGAINYEIQESRTRFLNVPGANNATNQTTATATLSSQLTDVWQVRAVGGFQRYDNELRSASRPVGSGTPGATYGNITRGLQRTETTENYYLAQLDLTGNFRTGFLGHTLLMGADADQYQTETLAYGNPALPSDPKKAITAYDIINILDPNKEIAQPAARLTDFNDLVRNQLTLGNTRRAGFYVQDLISISEKLKVLAGLRWSYQETPSDIYYYSTVANNDAKTAGTLKQNRRFDNAFSPRLGIVYQPIKSTAVFASYSNSFTPQSNTATDLNGQPLPPSIIDQYEVGVKNDLFNGALSANVTAYHIVNSNQVQSVLLNDPRIETAVNKINPQELAGEVTSKGIEVDVQSKPYLGWSVVAGYSYNNTAYTNSNIYKNGSRLRYNPAHTANLSLFYTLNSSALKGLTAGVTAYYVGDKLAGRNPREVQPNGQPWPTGSDVNKFIAIPNYTLFDASLGYTYERVSLRVKMANLLDELSYNLHDDNSVNPIAPRNFSATLSYKL; this is translated from the coding sequence ATGGCTGTACTGCCGGAGACGGCGCACCTCGATAAGCGGACGGGCAGCGAAGGCGACGAAACGGCCCAGCGCGGTCGGGTAGCCGGGCGGGTAACGGCTGCGGATGGCAAACCGCTGGAGGGCGTAACCGTGGCGCTGAAAGGCACCACCTACGGTGCTACTTCCGACGCGCAGGGTAACTTTCGCTTCTCGGCTCCTGCCGGATCGTATCAACTCGTTTTCAGCAACATCGGCTATGGCACCCAGGAGCAGGCCGTGCAGATTACCGCCGGCCAGGTGCTGACGGTGCCCGCCGTGGCCCTGCCCGTAACCGACCAGCAGTTGGCCGGTGTGACGGTAACCAGCGCCCGCAGCCAGAACGATAAGCCGACCAACGTAGGCAAGATGCCCATTCGGCCCATGGATTTGCCCCAGGCCGTGGTAACGGTAAGCCAGCAGACGCTGGAACAGCAGCAGGTGCTGCGCCTGAGCGACGCCATCGTGAACGTGTCGGGTATTTACGTGACCAGCACTACCGGCGGCACGCAGGAAGAGTTGGGCAGCCGCGGCTTTGCCTACGGCTCCAACAATACCTTTAAGAATGGGGTGCGCTTCAACAACGGCATCATGCCCGAAGCCAGCTCCCTGGAAAGCCTGGAAGTACTGAAAGGCAGCGCGGCCATTCTTTACGGCAACGTGGCGGCCGGCGGTGTGCTGAATCTGGTGACGAAGAAACCGAAGTTTGAGCGCGGCGGCTCCCTGGGCCTGCGCGTGGGCTCGTTTGGCTTTTGGAAGCCGATGGTGGACGTGTACGGCGCCGTAGGCCAGAGCGACAAAGTAGCTTACCGCCTGAATACCACGTATGAGCGCGGCAACAGCTACCGCGACGAAGTGAAGTCGGAGCGCGTGTACTTCAACCCTTCCCTGCTGTTCAAGCTCACGCCTAAAACCACCCTAGTGCTGGAAGGCGACTACCTCAACGACAGCCGCACCCCGGACTTTGGCATTGGAGCTATTAATTACGAGATTCAGGAGTCGCGCACACGCTTTTTGAACGTGCCAGGCGCCAACAACGCGACCAACCAAACTACCGCCACCGCCACGCTCAGCAGCCAGCTCACAGATGTATGGCAAGTGCGGGCCGTTGGGGGCTTTCAGCGCTACGACAATGAGCTGCGCAGCGCTAGTCGGCCGGTAGGCAGCGGTACGCCTGGCGCCACCTACGGCAACATTACCCGGGGTTTGCAACGCACCGAAACCACCGAAAACTACTACCTGGCGCAGCTGGACCTAACGGGTAACTTCCGCACCGGTTTCCTGGGCCATACGCTGCTCATGGGCGCCGATGCCGATCAGTACCAGACCGAAACGCTGGCCTATGGTAACCCCGCCTTGCCTTCTGACCCCAAAAAGGCTATTACTGCGTATGACATCATCAACATACTGGACCCCAACAAAGAAATTGCGCAGCCTGCGGCACGACTCACGGACTTCAATGATTTGGTACGCAACCAGCTGACACTGGGTAACACCCGCCGGGCCGGTTTCTACGTGCAGGATCTGATCAGTATTTCGGAGAAGCTAAAGGTACTGGCGGGCCTGCGCTGGAGCTACCAGGAAACGCCTAGCGACATTTACTACTACTCAACAGTAGCTAACAATGATGCTAAAACGGCCGGAACACTCAAACAGAACCGGCGTTTTGACAACGCCTTCTCGCCCCGCCTGGGAATTGTGTACCAGCCTATTAAGTCGACAGCTGTTTTTGCTTCCTACTCGAACTCCTTCACGCCGCAGAGCAACACGGCTACGGACCTCAACGGCCAGCCTTTGCCTCCGTCCATTATTGACCAGTATGAGGTGGGAGTTAAAAATGATCTGTTCAATGGCGCACTCTCAGCCAACGTAACGGCTTACCACATCGTCAACAGCAACCAAGTGCAGAGCGTGCTACTGAACGATCCGCGCATCGAAACGGCTGTCAACAAGATAAACCCGCAGGAGTTAGCCGGTGAAGTGACCAGTAAAGGCATAGAGGTAGACGTGCAGAGCAAGCCTTATCTGGGCTGGTCGGTGGTGGCTGGCTACAGCTACAACAATACAGCTTATACCAACAGTAATATCTACAAAAACGGTAGCCGCCTACGCTATAACCCTGCTCATACGGCCAACCTGAGCTTGTTCTATACGCTGAATAGCAGCGCGCTGAAAGGCCTAACCGCTGGCGTAACGGCCTACTACGTGGGCGACAAGCTGGCGGGCCGCAACCCTCGGGAGGTTCAGCCAAACGGCCAACCCTGGCCTACCGGTTCGGATGTCAACAAGTTCATTGCCATTCCTAATTACACGCTCTTCGATGCCTCGCTGGGCTACACCTACGAGCGGGTTTCGCTGCGCGTGAAGATGGCCAACCTTCTCGATGAGCTGAGCTACAACCTGCACGACGACAACAGCGTGAACCCCATTGCTCCGCGCAACTTCTCGGCTACGCTGAGCTACAAGCTGTAA
- a CDS encoding glycosyltransferase family 39 protein, whose product MNWKQWLKNDRFLEYLVVAVILGIGLAVRIIQYPKIPPGFNQDEAGSAYEAYALALTGKDKWGNAWPAYFPAWGSGQNVLLAYLSIPVVKLLGLSIFSARLIPLSLGILTLPLLYATLRSLPRYGALLSVFVVAVVPWHFMLSRWALESNLVPFCMLAGCALVAKALLTARRRWILPALLPFAAALYAYGTTVLVLPVLLGLLGLLFARQIRQRWGAWLLALGLFLVAVFPFLLFFGENYLLKRNVPWTDHLFFATPLLPADRLSQVTSASWLDTLHRNVSFAFSGFNDGTAYNLLPGFNLLFVLIGPAVAIGFLAVGYRLIRFRRNGGYSASDTVLGIFWAWLLASTGLAFAFDLNVNRFNHFFLPCIVLAGWALGEIISSLRAPVSRQAIRGVLAGWFVLESFFGIQYYFSTYASGDIRSQFNAGLKDAFAAAATLPVQQVRITDRMPLAYVYALFFLQYPPADFQHTARMEVTGGTYKVYSFGKYLFYDDGLNHNQAFGYLSRKNEYQPGPKGRKEVLYSDEFWEVGIIE is encoded by the coding sequence ATGAATTGGAAACAATGGCTTAAAAATGACCGGTTCTTAGAGTATCTGGTCGTAGCCGTCATTCTAGGTATTGGCTTAGCTGTCCGAATCATTCAGTATCCTAAAATCCCGCCGGGGTTCAACCAAGATGAGGCCGGCAGCGCGTATGAAGCCTATGCCCTGGCCCTCACGGGTAAAGACAAGTGGGGAAATGCCTGGCCCGCCTACTTTCCTGCCTGGGGCAGCGGCCAGAATGTGCTGTTGGCTTATCTATCGATTCCGGTAGTGAAGCTGTTGGGCCTGTCGATTTTCTCGGCCCGGCTGATTCCCCTTAGTCTGGGGATTCTCACGCTGCCTTTGCTCTACGCCACCCTGCGCTCCTTGCCCCGGTACGGGGCACTGCTCAGCGTGTTTGTAGTGGCCGTGGTGCCCTGGCATTTCATGTTGTCGCGCTGGGCACTGGAAAGTAATCTGGTGCCTTTCTGTATGCTGGCAGGCTGCGCGTTGGTAGCCAAGGCCCTGCTCACGGCCCGGCGCCGCTGGATTCTGCCCGCCCTGCTGCCGTTTGCGGCTGCCTTGTATGCCTATGGCACAACGGTGCTTGTCCTACCGGTATTGCTGGGGTTACTAGGGCTGCTGTTTGCCCGCCAAATCCGCCAGCGCTGGGGCGCGTGGCTGCTGGCCCTGGGGCTATTTTTGGTGGCAGTCTTTCCTTTTCTGCTGTTTTTCGGCGAAAACTACCTGCTGAAGCGCAACGTGCCCTGGACCGACCACCTGTTTTTTGCCACGCCGCTGCTGCCTGCCGACCGGCTCAGCCAGGTTACTTCTGCCAGCTGGCTCGATACCCTGCACCGTAACGTGAGCTTTGCCTTCTCCGGCTTCAATGATGGCACCGCCTACAACCTGCTGCCGGGCTTCAACCTGCTGTTTGTACTGATCGGTCCGGCCGTCGCCATTGGCTTCCTGGCAGTAGGCTACCGGCTGATCCGGTTTCGCCGGAACGGCGGCTACTCTGCCTCCGATACCGTCCTGGGAATATTCTGGGCCTGGCTTTTGGCGTCAACGGGGCTGGCATTTGCGTTCGACCTGAACGTCAACCGGTTCAATCATTTCTTTCTGCCGTGTATTGTGCTGGCAGGTTGGGCACTGGGCGAAATCATTAGCAGCCTTCGGGCTCCCGTTTCCCGGCAGGCTATTCGGGGCGTGCTGGCCGGATGGTTTGTGCTGGAAAGCTTTTTTGGTATTCAGTATTATTTCTCCACGTATGCCAGCGGAGACATTCGCAGTCAGTTTAACGCCGGCCTGAAGGATGCCTTTGCCGCCGCCGCCACGTTGCCGGTTCAGCAGGTGCGCATTACGGACCGTATGCCCCTGGCTTATGTGTACGCTCTTTTCTTCCTGCAGTATCCGCCCGCCGATTTTCAGCATACGGCCCGCATGGAGGTAACGGGGGGAACGTACAAAGTATATTCATTCGGAAAATACCTGTTCTATGATGACGGCCTGAACCACAACCAGGCATTCGGATACCTGTCCCGCAAAAACGAGTACCAGCCCGGGCCTAAAGGCCGTAAGGAAGTTCTGTACTCCGACGAATTCTGGGAGGTAGGAATTATAGAATAA
- a CDS encoding TSUP family transporter — MITTLTLALLCGAAFLAGLVDAIVGGGGLIQLPAMLLLLKGTPVPTILGTGKVSSLMGTAAALRRYAGQVPLRWRAVGTAAGVAGVFSFLGARVVSMLPQALLPPLVLGLLVVIALYTFWRKDFGSLHAPRLSAGREPLYGALVGLVIGFYDGFFGPGTGSFLLFAFVGLFGYDFIMSSASAKLVNVATNLAALAYFAYTGQILWAVALPMAVSNILGSMLGAHLALRHGTGFVRTLFLVVVSAFIIKLSMQVFGG; from the coding sequence ATGATTACGACGCTTACGCTGGCCCTTTTGTGCGGGGCCGCTTTTCTGGCCGGCCTGGTAGATGCCATTGTGGGCGGGGGCGGGCTGATTCAGCTGCCGGCTATGCTGCTGCTACTGAAAGGCACGCCCGTGCCCACCATCCTTGGCACTGGTAAGGTGTCTTCCCTGATGGGCACGGCGGCGGCGCTGCGGCGCTACGCGGGGCAGGTGCCCCTGCGGTGGCGGGCCGTGGGTACGGCAGCCGGGGTAGCGGGGGTGTTTTCGTTTCTGGGGGCGCGGGTGGTGAGCATGCTGCCCCAGGCGCTGCTGCCGCCGCTGGTGCTGGGGCTACTGGTGGTTATTGCCCTCTACACTTTCTGGCGCAAGGATTTCGGTTCCCTGCACGCTCCCCGGCTGTCGGCTGGACGCGAGCCACTGTACGGGGCGTTGGTGGGGTTGGTCATTGGGTTCTACGACGGGTTTTTCGGGCCGGGCACGGGCTCGTTTCTGCTGTTTGCCTTCGTGGGCCTGTTCGGCTACGACTTCATTATGTCCTCAGCCTCGGCCAAGCTGGTGAACGTAGCCACCAACCTGGCGGCGCTGGCCTACTTCGCCTACACCGGCCAGATTCTGTGGGCCGTGGCCCTGCCTATGGCCGTGAGCAACATTCTGGGCTCGATGCTGGGGGCCCACCTGGCCTTGCGCCACGGTACGGGCTTCGTGCGCACCCTGTTTCTGGTGGTGGTCAGCGCCTTCATCATCAAGCTGAGCATGCAGGTGTTTGGCGGGTAG
- a CDS encoding membrane-binding protein, with product MTHLRIFRRIAGLCLAGGLLISSAASAQTVAPTNRDVIQEITDVVGLKPRFELRATSQVENAAAVVYNGHRYLLYNPQFLAAVNRAGHTDWAGISILAHEMGHHLNGHTLRPGGSQPADELEADEFSGFVLRKMGASLAEAQAAMAVASDDAGSATHPGRRNRLGSIGAGWQRADGQIAASTRATAPSAKPVALNPQPQAMPVRTVAAATPVSVVGRITFRSNPDEPYYLTSRLNVVRLGDDHTAQVVGRLTRSDSQYFPYVLVDGQERRLYVSAQGGVYNARGQQVGLVSDPS from the coding sequence ATGACTCACCTCCGCATTTTTCGCCGCATTGCTGGCTTGTGCCTGGCAGGCGGGCTTCTGATTTCTTCGGCCGCTTCGGCCCAAACCGTTGCGCCCACCAACCGCGACGTTATCCAGGAAATTACCGACGTGGTAGGCCTAAAGCCGCGCTTTGAGCTGCGGGCCACCTCGCAGGTTGAAAACGCCGCCGCCGTGGTGTACAATGGCCACCGCTACCTGCTCTACAACCCGCAGTTTCTGGCGGCCGTGAACCGGGCCGGCCACACCGACTGGGCCGGCATCAGCATTCTGGCCCACGAAATGGGCCACCATCTCAACGGCCACACCCTGCGCCCCGGCGGTTCCCAGCCCGCCGATGAGCTGGAAGCCGATGAGTTTTCGGGCTTTGTGCTGCGTAAGATGGGCGCCAGCCTGGCCGAAGCCCAGGCCGCTATGGCCGTAGCCAGCGACGATGCCGGCTCGGCTACCCACCCCGGCCGCCGCAACCGCCTCGGCTCTATTGGGGCGGGCTGGCAGCGGGCCGATGGGCAGATTGCCGCCAGCACCCGTGCCACAGCCCCTTCGGCCAAGCCCGTAGCCCTGAACCCCCAGCCGCAAGCCATGCCGGTACGCACCGTAGCCGCCGCAACACCGGTGAGCGTAGTGGGCCGCATCACCTTCCGCAGCAACCCCGATGAGCCGTACTACCTCACCAGCCGCCTGAACGTGGTACGACTTGGTGACGACCATACCGCGCAGGTGGTGGGCCGGCTTACCCGCTCCGACAGCCAATATTTTCCTTATGTGCTGGTAGATGGACAGGAGCGGCGTCTTTACGTGAGTGCCCAGGGCGGGGTATACAACGCCCGCGGCCAGCAGGTGGGCCTGGTTTCAGACCCTTCCTAA
- a CDS encoding Fpg/Nei family DNA glycosylase has product MPELPEVETYRRLLDELLVQQRIVAVEVLDAHVLAVPEEELRRAVVGATVAATHRLGKNCFLELSTGQVLALHFGMTGDVGAYRDEHDRPRFTRVAFHLAEGLRVAFIDPRKFGRIRLADSVADYQRAKKIGPDALAITTEELQKGLGEKKTLIKPALLDQRLTAGLGNWIVDEVLFQAQIHPERIANTLTPKEFKALHAAIQAGATHGH; this is encoded by the coding sequence GTGCCCGAATTACCCGAAGTAGAAACCTACCGCCGCCTGCTGGATGAGTTGCTGGTGCAGCAGCGCATCGTAGCCGTGGAAGTGTTGGATGCCCACGTCTTGGCTGTGCCCGAAGAAGAGTTGCGACGCGCCGTGGTAGGCGCCACCGTGGCTGCTACGCACCGCTTGGGCAAAAACTGCTTTCTGGAACTCTCCACCGGCCAGGTGCTGGCCCTGCACTTTGGCATGACCGGGGACGTGGGCGCTTACCGCGACGAGCACGACCGGCCGCGCTTTACCCGCGTAGCGTTCCATCTGGCCGAAGGTCTGCGCGTGGCCTTTATTGACCCACGTAAGTTCGGGCGCATCCGCCTGGCCGATAGCGTGGCCGATTACCAGCGCGCCAAGAAGATAGGACCGGATGCGCTGGCCATTACCACCGAAGAGCTGCAGAAAGGCCTGGGCGAGAAGAAAACCCTTATTAAACCCGCCCTGCTCGACCAGCGCCTCACCGCCGGCCTGGGTAACTGGATTGTAGATGAGGTGTTGTTCCAGGCGCAAATTCATCCGGAGCGGATTGCCAATACACTTACGCCCAAAGAATTCAAAGCTCTGCACGCGGCTATCCAAGCTGGTGCTACTCACGGCCATTGA
- a CDS encoding PhzF family phenazine biosynthesis protein — MPTLPFLLIDAFTPTALGGNPCAVVLDTAGLTDAQMQGLAREFNQSETAFVVGSAEAGFGVRFFTPAEEIPLAGHPTIATVTALLHTGRLPLPSTGTSLSLALTEGPVRIDVVAPTMENPQPQVLMTQRRPVFGQVHNPAIIAPLFGLTVEDLVPGALIQTVSTGTPQLMLFVRSHDALRRAGPPESAAYGRYRAGSDFFSPHVFCLGGATPAGHTFARHFGTPPDILEDPVTGSATGGMAAYLWHYGHLEQPHFVAEQGHWLGRPGKVNVQISGPRHAIESVQIGGSGVVVVEGQLTV, encoded by the coding sequence ATGCCCACGCTTCCTTTTCTTTTGATTGATGCCTTCACCCCAACCGCGCTGGGGGGCAACCCCTGTGCCGTGGTGCTGGATACCGCGGGCCTGACTGACGCGCAGATGCAGGGTTTGGCGCGCGAGTTCAATCAGTCGGAAACGGCGTTTGTGGTTGGGTCGGCGGAAGCAGGGTTTGGGGTGCGGTTCTTCACGCCGGCCGAGGAAATTCCGCTGGCGGGTCATCCTACTATTGCTACGGTTACGGCGCTGCTGCACACGGGGCGGCTGCCGCTGCCTTCCACTGGCACTAGTCTTTCCCTGGCTTTGACCGAGGGCCCTGTTCGTATCGACGTGGTGGCACCTACGATGGAAAACCCGCAGCCGCAGGTGCTCATGACGCAACGGCGGCCGGTATTTGGGCAGGTGCATAACCCGGCCATCATAGCCCCATTATTCGGCCTTACTGTGGAAGATCTGGTGCCCGGCGCTCTTATCCAGACGGTGAGCACGGGTACCCCGCAGCTGATGCTGTTCGTGCGCAGCCACGACGCCCTTCGGCGCGCCGGGCCACCAGAGTCAGCTGCCTATGGCCGCTACCGTGCGGGTTCCGACTTTTTTAGTCCGCACGTGTTTTGCCTGGGTGGAGCTACGCCCGCGGGCCACACGTTTGCCCGCCACTTTGGTACGCCGCCTGACATCCTGGAAGACCCGGTTACGGGCTCAGCCACCGGGGGCATGGCCGCTTACCTCTGGCACTACGGGCACCTGGAGCAGCCGCACTTTGTGGCCGAGCAGGGCCATTGGCTTGGTCGGCCCGGGAAAGTAAACGTGCAAATCAGCGGCCCCCGCCACGCAATTGAGTCCGTGCAGATTGGCGGCAGTGGCGTTGTGGTAGTAGAAGGCCAGCTCACCGTTTAA
- a CDS encoding LLM class flavin-dependent oxidoreductase, protein MNPDFPTSTSPLRLSVLDQSPVPLGRTPREALQHTIELAQLADKLGYTRFWVSEHHNTNTLAGSAPEVLLARLGAETKRIRLGSGGVMLPHYAALKVAENFRLLETLYPGRIDLGIGRAPGTDRITAHALNPHNQFRDEDFAEQLMDLRAYLRDDMVADTIHAKVKAAPFTDTVPEMWLLSSSGQSGLFAAHVGAAFSFAHFINPNGGPKMVQVYKERFRPSPELAAPQANVATFVVCADTESHARALADNLALQMLKLETGQFTPIGPLETMNIASFSPDLQSRLAYHHTRIVSGTPDKVKAELTALAASYGVDEVVAVSIMHDYDDRLRSYQLLAEAFALNPVQQMLA, encoded by the coding sequence ATGAATCCTGACTTTCCGACTTCCACTTCTCCCCTGCGCCTGAGCGTGCTCGACCAGTCGCCGGTGCCGCTGGGGCGCACCCCGCGCGAGGCCCTGCAGCATACCATTGAGCTGGCACAACTGGCTGATAAACTGGGCTACACCCGCTTTTGGGTATCGGAGCACCATAACACCAACACGCTGGCCGGCTCGGCCCCCGAGGTGCTGCTGGCCCGCCTCGGCGCCGAAACCAAGCGCATCCGCCTGGGCTCGGGCGGGGTGATGCTGCCCCACTACGCTGCCCTCAAAGTGGCCGAGAACTTCCGTCTGCTCGAAACGCTCTACCCCGGCCGCATTGACCTGGGCATCGGGCGCGCCCCCGGCACCGACCGTATTACGGCCCACGCCCTTAACCCCCACAACCAGTTCCGCGACGAAGACTTTGCCGAGCAGCTGATGGACCTGCGGGCCTACCTGCGCGACGACATGGTGGCCGACACCATCCACGCCAAGGTGAAAGCCGCGCCCTTCACGGATACCGTGCCCGAAATGTGGCTGCTGAGCTCTAGTGGGCAAAGCGGCCTGTTTGCGGCGCACGTGGGCGCGGCGTTTTCGTTTGCCCACTTCATCAACCCCAACGGCGGCCCCAAAATGGTGCAGGTATATAAGGAGCGGTTCCGCCCCTCGCCGGAACTGGCCGCGCCCCAAGCCAACGTAGCCACCTTCGTAGTCTGCGCCGACACCGAAAGCCACGCCCGCGCCCTGGCCGATAATCTGGCCCTGCAGATGCTAAAGCTGGAAACCGGCCAGTTCACGCCCATCGGCCCGCTGGAAACGATGAACATAGCTTCGTTTTCGCCCGATCTGCAGTCCCGTCTGGCGTATCATCACACCCGCATTGTGAGCGGCACGCCCGATAAGGTGAAAGCGGAGCTTACCGCGCTGGCCGCCAGCTACGGCGTCGACGAAGTAGTGGCCGTGTCCATCATGCACGATTACGACGACCGGCTCCGCTCCTACCAGCTCCTGGCCGAAGCCTTTGCCCTGAACCCGGTGCAGCAAATGCTGGCCTAG
- a CDS encoding PepSY domain-containing protein has product MKIFFRNIHLYLSLVSGLVIAVVCLTGAVLVFEKDLEQAWHPERYFVAAPAQAVTPLPLARLMDAVRTYKADAKITGVKTYADPARTVEFSLAGTPGGPGGGEQKGEGARPAEAARRENAGPAGQSKEGRGGKGERGGKGGEKGGGGEGGRGPVVFVNPYTAAVTGELNYRETIFFTMMALHRGMVGGEIGKLIVGISTVMFLFIIGTGLVLWWPATRKALKQRLRVKWSSGWKRLNHDLHIVLGFYAALFLFVFAFTGLAWSFEWFNKGIYAVTNSPMQRPEPPVSVAPPAAQGVPTAPVVLSADAALARARSLAPTAVSYALQLPKDSTGSIRVATLRPDATYENATDEVYLDQYSGQVLRQQTYEQRNLGQRVRGMFKPVHTGSIFGWPSKIISLVVCVLGFTFPITGTIMWLNRLRKQRRKERKLVAA; this is encoded by the coding sequence ATGAAAATTTTCTTCCGCAACATTCACCTCTACCTAAGCCTGGTTTCGGGGCTGGTTATTGCCGTGGTATGCCTTACGGGCGCCGTGCTGGTCTTCGAGAAGGACCTGGAGCAAGCCTGGCACCCGGAGCGCTACTTCGTCGCGGCCCCGGCGCAGGCAGTAACTCCGCTCCCGCTGGCCCGCCTCATGGACGCCGTGCGCACCTATAAGGCTGATGCTAAAATCACGGGCGTGAAAACGTACGCCGACCCCGCCCGCACCGTGGAGTTCAGCCTGGCCGGCACGCCCGGCGGCCCGGGCGGCGGCGAGCAGAAAGGAGAAGGCGCCCGCCCGGCGGAGGCCGCGCGCCGGGAAAATGCCGGGCCGGCCGGCCAATCGAAAGAGGGCCGAGGCGGCAAAGGTGAGCGGGGCGGCAAAGGCGGAGAAAAAGGTGGTGGCGGCGAAGGTGGCCGCGGCCCGGTGGTATTTGTGAACCCCTACACGGCCGCCGTAACGGGTGAGCTGAACTACCGCGAAACCATTTTCTTTACCATGATGGCCCTGCACCGCGGCATGGTGGGCGGCGAAATCGGGAAGCTCATTGTGGGCATCAGCACAGTTATGTTTCTGTTCATTATCGGGACGGGGCTGGTGCTGTGGTGGCCGGCTACGCGCAAGGCCCTCAAGCAGCGCCTGCGCGTGAAGTGGAGCAGTGGCTGGAAGCGCCTCAACCACGATTTGCACATCGTGCTGGGTTTCTACGCGGCCCTGTTCCTGTTCGTGTTTGCCTTTACGGGGCTGGCCTGGTCGTTTGAGTGGTTCAACAAGGGCATTTACGCCGTTACCAACTCGCCTATGCAGCGCCCCGAGCCGCCGGTTTCGGTAGCACCGCCTGCCGCCCAGGGCGTGCCGACTGCGCCAGTTGTTCTTTCGGCTGATGCTGCCCTGGCCCGCGCCCGGTCCCTGGCGCCCACGGCAGTTTCCTACGCCCTACAGCTACCCAAAGACTCTACTGGCAGCATTCGGGTGGCCACACTGCGCCCCGATGCCACCTACGAAAACGCCACCGATGAAGTGTACCTCGACCAGTATAGCGGCCAGGTACTGCGCCAGCAAACCTACGAGCAGCGCAACCTGGGCCAGCGCGTGCGGGGTATGTTCAAGCCGGTACACACGGGCTCCATCTTTGGGTGGCCTTCCAAAATCATCAGTCTGGTAGTGTGCGTGCTGGGCTTCACGTTTCCCATCACGGGCACCATTATGTGGCTGAACCGCCTGCGCAAGCAGCGCCGCAAAGAGCGGAAGCTGGTGGCGGCGTAG